In Belonocnema kinseyi isolate 2016_QV_RU_SX_M_011 chromosome 4, B_treatae_v1, whole genome shotgun sequence, a single window of DNA contains:
- the LOC117171958 gene encoding uncharacterized protein LOC117171958, producing MVKHKINAAFGEQLIHEANLAAHYWASTTPSDPGRALIVPVNCNLPPDRLALRRQAQNSRIAASPDFRDCQSVYSEIFAFLPDRERDALSRHIKELTIREGSSSPESRSNALGPVSSDTPRPRDGLSSVQSPSAAETIEEIDSLLRLFEKQYPG from the coding sequence ATGGTCAAACATAAAATCAACGCCGCATTCGGAGAGCAACTCATCCACGAGGCGAATCTGGCCGCACATTATTGGGCCAGTACCACGCCATCGGACCCTGGCCGCGCATTGATAGTCCCCGTCAACTGCAATTTGCCACCGGATAGGCTTGCTTTACGCCGACAGGCCCAAAATTCTCGGATCGCTGCTTCGCCGGATTTCCGCGATTGCCAGTCGGTCTATTCAGAGATCTTCGCATTCTTGCCCGATCGTGAACGGGATGCGCTCTCCCGGCACATAAAGGAATTAACCATCCGTGAAGGAAGTTCAAGCCCCGAATCGCGGAGTAACGCGCTCGGACCTGTAAGTAGTGATACGCCGCGACCCAGGGACGGCTTGTCCTCCGTTCAGAGTCCCTCCGCCGCGGAAACTATTGAGGAGATTGACTCCCTTCTCCGTCTGTTCGAAAAACAGTACCCAGGTTAG